One part of the Flavobacterium johnsoniae UW101 genome encodes these proteins:
- a CDS encoding PorP/SprF family type IX secretion system membrane protein — protein sequence MKLKLFTIIIACCLFTKARAQDPIFTQYFLIPETLNPGFTGFMETTYAGIIHREQWPELDLRIDTDYAFVNTWSDSMNSGLGISFLNQRENVTNYNFSQLNANYAYKVRLNDYWEFRPGIEAGFGLKSFAFQNLLLEDQINIRTGVINTSSMDPMLLNRKATFFDVSAGMVFNTDKAWIGLSMKHLNRPNIAFSSEGNVPLNTFFSLSAGYEFLIIDYIDVLLLPYETKFFLTSNYMQQGRYNRLDLGASILFEKIFFGATAVTNPAKNGANGDLMTSVNLLTGLQYEHLRLGFSYDFNTTKIGKTGGIYELSLTYQFDLRRKCFGCPNYSGN from the coding sequence ATGAAATTAAAACTATTTACCATAATAATTGCATGTTGCTTATTTACAAAGGCAAGAGCTCAGGATCCTATTTTTACACAATATTTTTTAATACCCGAAACCTTAAATCCCGGATTTACAGGTTTTATGGAAACTACCTATGCAGGTATAATTCACCGTGAACAATGGCCGGAATTAGACCTTAGAATCGACACCGATTATGCTTTTGTAAATACATGGAGTGACAGCATGAACAGCGGTTTAGGAATCAGCTTTTTAAACCAAAGGGAAAATGTAACCAATTATAATTTCTCTCAATTAAACGCAAATTATGCTTACAAAGTAAGGCTGAATGATTATTGGGAATTTAGACCCGGAATAGAAGCCGGATTTGGATTAAAATCATTTGCGTTCCAGAATTTACTGCTCGAAGATCAGATTAACATACGAACAGGAGTTATTAATACCAGTTCAATGGATCCTATGCTGCTCAACAGAAAAGCCACATTTTTTGATGTCTCTGCCGGAATGGTTTTCAATACAGACAAAGCCTGGATAGGTCTGTCAATGAAACATCTTAACAGACCCAATATTGCATTTAGCTCTGAAGGAAACGTGCCTTTAAACACCTTTTTTTCGCTGAGTGCCGGCTACGAATTTTTGATAATAGATTATATAGACGTATTGCTGCTTCCGTATGAAACAAAGTTTTTTCTAACTTCAAATTATATGCAGCAAGGCCGATACAACAGACTTGACTTAGGAGCTTCTATATTATTCGAAAAGATATTTTTTGGAGCTACAGCGGTTACAAATCCAGCAAAAAATGGTGCCAACGGCGATTTAATGACCTCAGTAAATTTATTGACAGGATTGCAGTACGAACATTTAAGACTAGGTTTTTCTTATGATTTTAATACAACCAAAATTGGAAAAACAGGAGGTATTTATGAGCTTTCTTTAACCTATCAGTTTGATCTCCGCAGAAAATGTTTTGGCTGTCCTAATTACTCAGGAAATTAG
- a CDS encoding MarR family winged helix-turn-helix transcriptional regulator: MKDKTIDYILRATWQAVSRMYNEEAAKYDATMATGFALLSMDKEEGTPSTALGPRMGMEATSLTRTLKSMEEKGLIVRKKNPSDGRGVLIYLTDFGKEKRDLSKNTVLKFNETVRKHVSEEKLNHFIEVSEIINELIHDKNIFNQIENTEKE, encoded by the coding sequence ATGAAAGACAAAACGATAGATTATATTTTGAGAGCTACATGGCAGGCTGTTTCAAGAATGTATAATGAAGAAGCTGCTAAATACGACGCAACAATGGCGACAGGATTTGCTCTTTTAAGTATGGATAAGGAAGAAGGAACTCCATCAACCGCTTTGGGTCCTAGAATGGGCATGGAAGCAACCAGCTTAACAAGAACACTTAAATCTATGGAAGAAAAAGGTTTAATTGTTCGCAAAAAAAACCCAAGCGACGGCCGAGGTGTTTTAATCTACCTGACCGATTTTGGGAAAGAAAAAAGAGATTTATCTAAAAATACAGTTCTAAAGTTTAATGAAACCGTTAGAAAACATGTTTCAGAAGAAAAACTGAATCATTTTATCGAAGTTTCTGAAATCATCAATGAACTGATTCACGATAAAAACATTTTTAATCAAATAGAAAACACAGAAAAAGAATAA
- a CDS encoding 3-hydroxyacyl-CoA dehydrogenase/enoyl-CoA hydratase family protein: MKRTIKKVAVIGSGIMGSGIACHFANIGVEVLLLDIVPRELTEAEAKKGLTLESKAVRNRVVNEHLANSLKSKPSPIYSQKFANRITTGNTTDDMAKIANVDWIIEVVVERLDIKKLVFEQIEKFRKPGTLVTSNTSGIPIHFMSEGRSEDFQQHFCGTHFFNPARYLKLFEIIPGPKTSTEVLDFLNEYGSKFLGKTSVVAKDTPAFIGNRIGIYGIQSLFHLVKEMGLTIEEVDKLTGPVIGRPKSATFRTVDVVGLDTLVHVANGIYENCPNDEQHELFKLPDFINKMMENNWLGSKTGQGFYKKVDKDILSLDLNTLEYRAAKKANFATLELTKTIDKPINRFKVLVKGTDKAGEFYRKSFAGMFAYVSNRVPEISDELYKIDDAMKAGFGWENGPFEIWDAIGVAKGIEIMKAEGLEPAAWVTEMLASGSDSFYTVKEGATYFYNIPTKSQVKVPGQDSFIILNNIRESKKVWSNSGAIIQDLGDGILNLEFQSKMNTIGGDVLTAINKAIDLSEKEYQGLVIGNQAANFSVGANIGMIFMMAVEQEYDELNMAIKLFQDTMMRVRYSSIPVVVAPHGMTFGGGCEMSLHADKVVAAAETYMGLVEFGVGVIPGGGGSKEMTLRASDLFRKNDVELNVLQEYFLTIAMAKVSTSGYEAFDTGLLQHGKDVIVVNKDRQIAEAKKHALLLAEAGYTQPIRRNDIKVLGKQALGMFLVGTDQMQAGKYISEHDKKIANKLAYVMAGGDLSEATLVSEQYLLDIEREAFLSLCTERKTLERIQYMLTKGKPLRN; encoded by the coding sequence ATGAAACGCACAATTAAAAAAGTTGCTGTAATTGGATCCGGAATTATGGGTTCAGGTATAGCTTGTCATTTTGCTAACATTGGTGTCGAAGTTTTACTTCTTGACATTGTACCGCGTGAATTGACCGAAGCTGAAGCTAAAAAAGGGTTAACACTTGAAAGTAAAGCCGTTCGTAACCGTGTGGTAAACGAACATTTGGCGAATTCATTAAAATCAAAACCATCTCCTATTTACAGTCAGAAATTCGCAAATAGAATCACGACTGGAAATACAACAGATGATATGGCAAAAATTGCCAATGTTGACTGGATTATCGAGGTTGTTGTAGAGCGTTTAGACATTAAGAAATTAGTTTTTGAACAAATCGAGAAATTCCGTAAACCCGGAACTTTGGTTACTTCAAACACTTCTGGTATTCCAATTCATTTTATGAGTGAAGGAAGAAGCGAAGATTTCCAACAGCACTTCTGCGGAACCCACTTTTTTAACCCTGCGCGTTACTTAAAATTATTTGAAATTATTCCTGGTCCAAAAACTTCAACTGAAGTATTGGATTTCTTAAACGAATACGGATCTAAATTCTTAGGAAAAACTTCGGTTGTTGCTAAAGATACTCCTGCGTTTATTGGAAACAGAATTGGGATTTACGGAATCCAAAGTTTATTCCATTTAGTTAAAGAAATGGGATTAACGATTGAAGAAGTTGATAAATTGACTGGACCAGTAATTGGCCGTCCAAAATCGGCTACTTTCCGTACAGTTGACGTTGTTGGTTTAGATACTTTGGTACACGTTGCCAATGGTATTTACGAAAACTGCCCGAACGACGAACAACACGAATTGTTCAAACTTCCTGATTTCATCAACAAAATGATGGAAAATAATTGGTTAGGGAGCAAAACTGGACAAGGTTTTTATAAAAAAGTAGATAAAGATATTCTTTCTTTAGACTTAAATACATTAGAATACCGCGCTGCGAAAAAAGCAAATTTTGCTACTCTTGAACTAACAAAAACTATCGATAAACCTATCAATCGTTTTAAAGTTTTAGTGAAAGGAACAGACAAAGCGGGAGAATTCTATCGTAAGAGTTTCGCCGGAATGTTTGCTTATGTGTCAAACAGAGTTCCAGAAATCTCAGACGAATTATACAAAATTGACGATGCCATGAAAGCTGGTTTTGGATGGGAAAATGGTCCATTCGAAATCTGGGATGCAATTGGTGTTGCCAAAGGAATTGAAATCATGAAAGCTGAAGGTTTAGAGCCTGCTGCATGGGTTACTGAAATGCTGGCTTCTGGAAGCGATAGTTTCTATACTGTAAAAGAAGGAGCAACTTATTTCTATAACATTCCAACAAAATCTCAAGTAAAAGTTCCTGGACAAGATTCATTTATTATCCTAAACAACATTCGCGAAAGCAAAAAAGTTTGGAGCAACAGTGGTGCAATCATTCAGGATTTAGGAGACGGAATCTTGAACTTAGAATTCCAATCTAAAATGAATACAATTGGTGGCGATGTACTTACTGCTATCAATAAAGCAATCGACTTATCTGAAAAAGAATATCAAGGCTTAGTTATTGGAAACCAAGCAGCTAATTTCTCAGTTGGAGCTAATATCGGAATGATTTTCATGATGGCAGTTGAGCAGGAATACGACGAATTAAACATGGCAATTAAATTGTTCCAAGATACCATGATGCGTGTTCGTTACTCTTCTATTCCAGTTGTAGTGGCACCTCACGGAATGACTTTTGGTGGTGGTTGCGAAATGAGCTTACACGCTGATAAAGTGGTTGCTGCTGCAGAAACTTACATGGGATTAGTTGAATTTGGTGTTGGAGTTATCCCTGGTGGTGGTGGATCTAAAGAAATGACTTTAAGAGCATCTGATTTATTCCGCAAAAACGATGTGGAATTGAATGTTCTTCAAGAGTATTTCTTAACAATCGCAATGGCTAAAGTTTCGACTTCTGGTTATGAAGCTTTTGATACTGGACTTCTTCAACATGGAAAAGATGTTATTGTAGTAAACAAAGATCGTCAGATTGCAGAAGCTAAGAAACATGCTTTATTATTAGCAGAAGCCGGTTATACACAGCCTATCAGAAGAAACGATATTAAAGTTCTAGGAAAACAAGCTTTAGGTATGTTCTTAGTGGGAACAGATCAAATGCAGGCTGGAAAATACATTTCTGAGCACGACAAGAAAATCGCTAACAAACTGGCTTATGTAATGGCTGGTGGTGATTTATCTGAAGCAACTTTAGTATCTGAACAATATTTATTAGATATCGAACGTGAAGCTTTCTTGAGTTTATGTACAGAACGTAAGACTTTAGAAAGAATTCAATACATGTTGACTAAAGGAAAACCGCTTAGAAATTAG
- a CDS encoding helix-turn-helix transcriptional regulator: MSQNKNALIRYKTIDKCLQNKYRQWSLEDLIEECSEALFEYEGRQNPISKRTIQMDIQLMRSEKLGYNAPIVVYDKKYYKYEDEDFSITDIPLTETDMNVLTETVSMLKQFKDFSLFNDVSDILQRLEDKIYAEKSHTKPVIYLDKNDKLKGLHYLDEIYQAIIKKMVLIITYKSFKSAEESKFHFHPFILKEFNNRWFLIGKKKASQPITNLALDRIISIDYDFNHPYLEEDFDADNFYKDVIGVTVNSGLNARRIELWVDASNAPYVLTKPLHTSQRLIKQNKDGSVIIHIYVIPNYEMERLLLGFGSCLEILKPEGLRNRMKKILQDAISRYDSEKPTEINA, translated from the coding sequence ATGTCACAAAACAAAAACGCCTTAATACGATACAAAACAATCGATAAATGCCTCCAGAATAAATACAGGCAATGGTCTCTCGAAGATTTAATCGAAGAATGCTCTGAAGCTTTATTTGAATATGAAGGAAGACAAAACCCAATAAGTAAGCGAACCATTCAGATGGATATTCAGCTGATGCGAAGTGAAAAACTGGGTTATAATGCGCCAATCGTAGTTTACGATAAAAAGTATTATAAATATGAAGACGAAGATTTTTCGATAACCGATATTCCGCTGACGGAAACCGATATGAATGTTTTGACAGAAACGGTTTCTATGCTGAAACAGTTTAAAGATTTCTCTTTATTTAATGATGTATCAGATATTCTACAGCGATTGGAAGATAAAATCTACGCCGAAAAATCGCATACTAAACCCGTTATTTATCTGGATAAAAATGATAAACTAAAAGGACTCCATTATCTGGACGAAATCTATCAGGCAATTATCAAAAAAATGGTTCTCATTATTACGTATAAATCTTTTAAATCTGCTGAAGAAAGCAAATTCCACTTTCATCCTTTCATATTGAAGGAATTCAATAACCGCTGGTTTTTAATTGGAAAGAAGAAAGCCTCACAGCCGATTACCAATTTAGCATTGGACAGAATCATTTCTATTGATTACGATTTTAATCATCCTTATTTAGAAGAAGATTTTGATGCTGATAATTTTTATAAAGATGTAATTGGTGTTACGGTGAATTCAGGATTGAATGCAAGACGAATTGAGTTATGGGTCGATGCTTCAAATGCGCCTTATGTACTTACAAAACCTCTGCATACTTCTCAGCGGTTAATTAAACAAAACAAAGACGGAAGTGTCATTATACACATATATGTAATCCCAAATTACGAGATGGAAAGGCTTTTATTAGGTTTTGGAAGCTGTTTGGAGATTTTAAAGCCAGAAGGTCTGAGAAATCGTATGAAAAAGATTCTCCAGGATGCGATTTCACGCTACGATTCTGAAAAACCAACTGAAATAAATGCATAA
- a CDS encoding PKD domain-containing protein translates to MGKLYLLPLSFIFLITTSVFALHADDNSNLFFNSYNLTVPPSVDFNFTNNNSCSGTPVTFNAIVSGAAPFVYSWDFGDGTTSTVNNPNHTFTALGCGFQNFTVRLTVTDANGEINTVVKTVSVAQKPDLKFVDLNAAGSAKPFERCGDNNSNPKYTINVGNSSASVSCITSYNVNWGDGTSETNVTFPRTHEYQKLGAFNMTITALGTNSCSNSITYVVKNSNNPIGALIAPGNTTNLCTPVPPMDFAIGSWGLNPSDTNYQVNYGDGTFQNYTQQQLESSPYYNSANPGASQNFPIPHTFTRFNCPSGNTVTLTITTSCGSTYLTAGPIIILDVPTVSFNVNSIICANTYAYFSNTTMAGYTNGCSTYNVYTWDFGDGTPVSREVNPAHVYTRPGTYTITLRAQTPCGIGNTATRQICVEPILEPNFTFGNACAASNLQITNTTDTSLSCGVESYYWEVINYVEGFCGKESVPGAGRGQWNFANGTYSYSKEPVFNFVMPGTYYVRLTTRNSCGIDRSIVKTIQVKKPPVITLEKISDFCNSATIKPVGKVEETCAPASEITYLWSFPGGTPSSSTLLDPGSINYTVSGNYQATFSVTNSCGTTTKTQNFSVNTVLSPVITPKSVQICSGASFQVTPFTNGTDNVPAGTTYVWSAPVVSPPVAVSGAFAQSSPRTNISQTLTNNTNAPATVTYTVSPISTVCPGPDFTITVTVDPLIKVTETIKTGTCFGSNDGSITIAVAGGIPFATGNPYNFSWTGPNGFASSDQNISNLKPGYYNLRVIDNGRCPFNQSYYVSEPGKFQVVGESKNDITCFGLNDGRINVSVSGGTLPYTYVWTKNGAPYTANTGNPANLGPGDYNVTITEVNSCDVLNRSFTIIEPPLLKVSYVSQVDILCYGYSTGEINVTTTGGRATEISPGIFNYRYNWTGPNGYRSTVQNPRNLAAGTYNLTVTDNSGCVSNLQVVLLQNDEIKLDYTKTEIACYNYADASITINNITGGVPFATGEPYIIKWSNLGSGRVQNNLSAGTYVITITDALGCPKVFTIVIDNAPVFTIKPDVRQISCFGQKDAHIRLNLVGGKAPVRLVWDDDATAGIERNNIGPGKYSVTITDAKNCEIKETFTIVEPLLLEIKGEVSNTLDCTRSDTGAVNLIVTGGTQPYTYSWSNGARTEDLVNLVPGKYTVVVTDANGCKQSDTWTIMRFDQLTPSIEVITDHNCETKYVKQTFVGHVKGGIPPYTLNWSDGIVSGANNEIMNTENNGLVIFSVTDSFGCKAEVAYNVNTPVLGTANFSTGSYGKDMYDLYSIYDPITFTNLATGDFTLISWDFGDGNFSNEENPKHIYTKVGTYTIKQTVTYPFGCQYSYSATIKVEKGYSLIMPNAFTPNNDGYNDTFAPVFLGLSDITLDVFDTWGGVIYTEKGTNIRGWNGKVKDIDAENGNYYYKIILKTFYNHTIVEKGAFTLIK, encoded by the coding sequence ATGGGGAAACTTTACTTACTGCCTTTAAGCTTTATTTTTTTAATAACCACTTCAGTGTTTGCTCTTCATGCAGATGATAATTCAAACCTGTTTTTTAATAGTTATAATTTAACTGTTCCCCCTTCTGTAGATTTTAATTTTACAAATAATAACAGCTGTTCCGGTACACCGGTAACATTCAACGCAATAGTGAGCGGTGCAGCTCCTTTTGTTTACAGCTGGGATTTTGGTGATGGAACTACATCGACAGTTAATAATCCGAATCATACTTTTACAGCACTTGGCTGCGGATTCCAAAATTTTACCGTAAGACTTACTGTTACAGATGCAAATGGTGAGATAAATACTGTTGTAAAAACTGTTTCAGTTGCACAAAAGCCTGATTTAAAGTTTGTAGATTTAAATGCGGCTGGATCTGCGAAACCTTTTGAGCGATGCGGTGATAATAACTCGAATCCTAAGTATACAATTAATGTAGGAAATAGTTCGGCTTCGGTTTCCTGTATTACTTCTTATAATGTCAATTGGGGGGATGGTACTTCAGAAACAAACGTTACGTTTCCCAGAACCCATGAATATCAAAAATTAGGGGCGTTTAATATGACGATTACTGCCTTAGGAACAAATTCCTGCAGTAATTCGATCACTTATGTTGTAAAAAATTCTAATAATCCAATAGGTGCTCTTATTGCGCCGGGTAATACTACCAATTTATGTACACCGGTTCCTCCAATGGATTTTGCAATAGGATCATGGGGACTGAATCCGTCTGATACCAATTATCAGGTAAATTATGGAGATGGTACGTTCCAAAATTATACGCAGCAACAATTAGAAAGTTCACCTTATTACAATAGTGCAAATCCTGGTGCGTCGCAAAACTTTCCTATTCCGCATACTTTTACACGATTTAATTGTCCGTCTGGAAATACAGTAACTTTAACGATAACAACATCTTGCGGGAGCACTTATTTAACAGCTGGTCCTATTATTATTTTAGATGTACCAACCGTAAGTTTTAATGTAAACAGTATAATATGTGCTAATACTTACGCTTATTTTAGCAATACCACAATGGCTGGTTATACTAATGGCTGCAGTACATACAATGTTTACACGTGGGATTTTGGAGACGGAACTCCGGTATCGAGAGAAGTAAATCCTGCACACGTATATACAAGACCAGGAACTTATACAATTACATTAAGGGCACAAACGCCTTGTGGAATAGGCAATACGGCAACAAGACAAATATGTGTTGAACCAATTTTGGAACCCAATTTTACTTTTGGTAATGCTTGTGCAGCCAGTAATTTACAAATTACAAATACTACAGATACAAGTTTAAGCTGTGGTGTAGAAAGCTATTATTGGGAAGTAATTAATTATGTTGAAGGATTTTGCGGTAAAGAGTCAGTTCCGGGGGCAGGAAGAGGACAGTGGAATTTTGCTAATGGTACTTATTCTTATTCAAAAGAGCCAGTATTTAATTTTGTAATGCCGGGAACTTATTATGTTAGATTAACTACAAGAAACTCCTGCGGAATAGACCGTTCGATTGTAAAAACTATTCAGGTGAAAAAACCGCCGGTAATTACATTAGAAAAGATATCTGATTTTTGTAATTCGGCAACAATTAAACCAGTCGGAAAGGTAGAAGAAACTTGTGCTCCGGCCAGCGAAATTACCTATTTATGGAGTTTTCCCGGAGGAACGCCTTCATCGTCAACTTTACTTGATCCGGGGTCAATTAATTATACAGTCAGTGGAAATTATCAGGCAACTTTTAGTGTAACGAACAGCTGTGGTACTACCACAAAAACACAAAATTTTTCTGTTAATACAGTTTTATCTCCTGTTATAACACCAAAATCTGTACAGATATGCAGCGGAGCATCTTTTCAGGTTACACCATTTACAAACGGAACAGATAATGTTCCGGCAGGAACGACCTATGTATGGTCTGCTCCTGTAGTTTCTCCTCCTGTAGCTGTAAGCGGTGCCTTTGCACAATCATCTCCAAGAACAAATATTAGTCAGACACTTACCAATAATACAAATGCACCGGCAACAGTTACGTATACTGTATCGCCAATATCTACGGTTTGTCCGGGACCAGATTTTACAATTACAGTAACGGTCGACCCATTAATTAAAGTTACTGAAACAATAAAAACAGGTACTTGTTTTGGCTCAAATGACGGAAGTATAACTATTGCTGTTGCTGGTGGAATTCCTTTTGCAACAGGAAATCCATATAATTTTTCCTGGACAGGTCCTAACGGATTTGCAAGTTCAGATCAAAATATTTCAAACTTAAAACCGGGATATTATAATTTAAGAGTTATTGATAACGGAAGATGTCCTTTCAATCAAAGTTATTATGTCAGCGAACCAGGTAAATTTCAGGTTGTTGGAGAATCTAAAAATGACATTACCTGTTTTGGTTTAAATGACGGAAGAATTAATGTGTCAGTATCTGGAGGAACTCTGCCTTACACTTATGTATGGACTAAAAACGGAGCGCCTTATACTGCTAATACCGGAAATCCGGCCAATTTAGGACCTGGTGATTATAATGTTACCATTACAGAAGTAAATTCCTGTGATGTCCTGAATAGAAGTTTTACGATAATTGAACCTCCGTTGTTAAAAGTTAGTTATGTAAGCCAGGTAGATATATTGTGTTATGGATATTCAACCGGCGAAATTAATGTAACAACTACGGGAGGAAGAGCAACAGAAATTTCTCCGGGAATATTTAATTACCGATACAACTGGACTGGACCAAATGGATATAGAAGCACAGTTCAAAATCCGAGAAATTTAGCTGCCGGAACTTATAATTTAACCGTTACTGATAATTCTGGCTGTGTTTCTAATTTACAGGTTGTGCTGCTTCAAAATGACGAAATAAAGTTAGATTATACAAAAACCGAAATAGCGTGTTATAATTATGCCGATGCTTCGATTACTATAAATAACATTACAGGTGGTGTTCCTTTTGCAACGGGAGAGCCATATATTATTAAATGGAGTAATTTAGGTTCAGGACGTGTACAGAATAACTTATCGGCTGGGACTTATGTAATAACGATTACAGATGCTTTAGGCTGTCCAAAAGTGTTTACAATAGTTATAGACAATGCGCCGGTATTTACGATAAAACCAGATGTAAGGCAGATTTCTTGTTTTGGTCAGAAAGATGCACACATACGTTTAAATCTCGTAGGAGGCAAAGCTCCTGTGCGACTTGTTTGGGATGATGATGCGACTGCTGGAATTGAAAGAAATAATATAGGGCCAGGAAAGTATTCTGTAACTATTACCGATGCAAAAAATTGTGAAATAAAAGAAACTTTTACAATTGTAGAACCATTATTGCTGGAAATAAAAGGAGAAGTTTCTAATACTTTAGATTGTACAAGATCCGATACCGGAGCAGTCAATCTAATTGTAACAGGAGGTACACAGCCCTATACTTACAGCTGGTCGAATGGTGCCAGGACAGAAGACCTAGTAAATCTTGTTCCGGGAAAATACACCGTAGTTGTAACAGATGCTAACGGCTGTAAACAATCTGATACCTGGACAATTATGAGATTTGATCAGCTTACACCTTCAATCGAAGTAATAACCGATCATAATTGTGAAACCAAATATGTAAAACAAACCTTTGTAGGTCATGTAAAAGGAGGGATTCCGCCTTATACCTTAAACTGGTCAGACGGAATAGTTTCTGGAGCTAATAATGAAATTATGAATACCGAAAATAATGGTTTGGTCATATTTAGCGTAACAGACAGTTTTGGCTGTAAAGCCGAAGTAGCATACAATGTCAACACACCTGTTTTGGGTACTGCTAATTTCTCAACCGGATCTTATGGAAAAGATATGTATGATTTATACTCTATTTACGATCCAATAACGTTTACCAATTTAGCTACAGGAGATTTTACATTGATTTCATGGGATTTTGGAGACGGTAATTTTTCAAATGAAGAAAATCCAAAACATATTTATACTAAAGTAGGAACCTATACTATTAAGCAAACTGTCACTTATCCTTTTGGCTGTCAATATTCTTATTCAGCAACCATTAAAGTTGAGAAAGGTTACAGTCTCATAATGCCAAATGCTTTTACTCCTAATAATGATGGATATAATGATACGTTTGCTCCGGTATTTTTAGGATTATCAGATATAACACTGGATGTTTTTGATACATGGGGCGGTGTAATTTATACAGAGAAAGGAACCAATATTAGAGGCTGGAATGGTAAAGTAAAAGATATTGATGCCGAAAATGGAAATTACTATTACAAAATAATCTTAAAAACCTTTTACAACCATACTATAGTCGAAAAAGGAGCCTTTACACTAATTAAATAA
- a CDS encoding four helix bundle protein, whose translation MHQFEKLKIWQKAMDITENVYKVCSELPSDEKFNLISQIKRCAVSIPSNIAEGSGRNSNNEFAHFLGIANGSTYELITQLMISKRLKLIAEEKISTIINELVEVSNMNFALQRSLKK comes from the coding sequence ATGCATCAATTTGAAAAGTTGAAAATCTGGCAGAAAGCTATGGATATAACTGAAAATGTATATAAAGTTTGTTCAGAATTACCCTCAGATGAGAAATTCAACTTAATAAGTCAAATAAAAAGATGTGCAGTATCTATTCCTTCAAATATAGCGGAAGGCTCTGGTAGAAATTCCAATAATGAGTTTGCTCATTTTTTAGGAATTGCAAATGGTTCGACTTATGAATTAATCACTCAATTAATGATTTCAAAACGTTTGAAATTAATAGCTGAAGAAAAAATATCAACTATAATAAATGAATTAGTAGAAGTCAGCAACATGAATTTTGCGCTTCAAAGATCTCTAAAAAAATAA
- a CDS encoding HD domain-containing protein yields the protein MNLEKIYSELLSNIGFSANEIQKNWIDLEKAYSKKSRHYHNLTHLKEMTASFETYRDKLQNPNEVLFSIFYHDYVYSASKKDNELKSAEYAVSIFTDDKPDRFQKPVGFAEFDRQLVFDAICATQQHQQNVIEDINWLIDFDLKILAKDWEDYKIYFEQIRKEYRIYPDFLYKPGRAKALTHFLENEFIFQTEEFRGLYEEKARANIEKEILLLT from the coding sequence ATGAATTTAGAGAAAATTTATTCTGAATTACTTTCGAATATTGGCTTTTCAGCAAATGAAATACAGAAAAACTGGATTGACTTAGAAAAGGCATATTCTAAAAAATCAAGACATTATCATAATCTCACGCATTTAAAAGAAATGACTGCCAGTTTTGAAACGTATCGTGATAAACTTCAAAATCCGAATGAAGTATTATTTTCTATCTTTTATCATGATTATGTGTATTCCGCTTCAAAGAAAGATAACGAACTCAAAAGTGCCGAATATGCTGTATCTATTTTTACAGATGATAAACCCGACAGGTTTCAAAAACCTGTCGGGTTTGCGGAATTTGATCGTCAATTAGTTTTTGATGCGATTTGTGCAACACAGCAGCATCAGCAAAATGTAATTGAAGATATTAATTGGTTAATCGATTTTGATTTGAAAATCCTTGCTAAAGATTGGGAAGATTATAAAATCTATTTTGAGCAAATTAGAAAAGAATACCGCATTTATCCTGATTTTCTCTACAAACCCGGGCGCGCCAAAGCCTTGACGCATTTTCTGGAGAATGAATTTATTTTTCAGACTGAGGAATTCAGAGGTTTATATGAGGAAAAAGCGAGAGCAAATATTGAAAAGGAGATTTTATTATTAACGTAG